One Halarcobacter ebronensis genomic window carries:
- a CDS encoding cache domain-containing protein, producing the protein MFSEKNISKLIILTPVFTVILSSFFTIYFFVQSQNSYFEEESKRVEKEYIQKQKDILVKEINSVINYINYHVKKNTKLSQEELKKELIGYIETIRYEKHGYIWIHNTDYYLVGHPFRKESIGNYDIELKDAKGGYITKRFVEETLAQPDGNFMEYYWQKPNEKEFSKKLGFLKLYKPFNWIIGAGLYIDDIEKSIAENKRALEEKIDRYIQTIVKISLGIIILIGIVSFMISNKINRVFATYKENVKKKELELQDVNKNLEIKINSALNDAKKKDRAMLHQSRLARMGAMLSMIAHQWRQPLSEISAILMELEIANKFGKLDDKLLKDSVKESNRLIQFMSHTIDDFRNFFKPDKQKVEFYVDDACSEAISLASASIKSSNIKLIKRVKCNSIILGYEREFAQVMLNLISNAKDILNQRMVKNPQIEIVIDYKNGHSIISVEDNGGGVDEKHLELIFEPYFTTKESSKGTGLGLYMSKMIIEKNMNGEISVENRKNGALFRIQIG; encoded by the coding sequence TTGTTTAGTGAAAAGAATATATCAAAACTTATAATATTAACACCTGTTTTTACAGTAATTTTAAGTTCATTCTTTACAATCTATTTTTTTGTTCAAAGCCAAAATAGCTACTTTGAAGAGGAGAGTAAAAGGGTTGAAAAAGAGTATATTCAAAAACAAAAAGATATTTTAGTTAAAGAGATTAACAGTGTAATAAACTATATAAATTATCATGTTAAAAAAAATACAAAGCTCTCACAAGAGGAGTTAAAAAAAGAACTTATTGGATATATTGAGACAATAAGATATGAAAAACATGGATATATTTGGATACACAACACAGACTACTATTTAGTTGGACACCCTTTTAGGAAAGAGAGTATTGGAAACTATGATATTGAGTTAAAAGATGCCAAAGGTGGTTATATCACAAAAAGATTTGTTGAAGAGACTTTAGCTCAACCTGATGGAAATTTCATGGAGTATTACTGGCAAAAACCAAATGAAAAAGAGTTCTCTAAAAAACTTGGTTTTTTAAAACTATATAAACCTTTTAATTGGATTATTGGGGCTGGTTTATATATTGATGATATAGAAAAATCAATTGCAGAAAATAAAAGAGCTTTAGAAGAAAAAATTGATAGATATATTCAAACAATTGTAAAAATCTCTTTAGGTATAATTATTTTAATTGGTATTGTCTCTTTTATGATTTCCAATAAAATCAATAGAGTATTTGCTACTTATAAAGAGAATGTAAAGAAAAAAGAGCTTGAGCTTCAAGATGTAAACAAAAACCTAGAAATAAAAATAAATAGTGCTCTAAACGATGCAAAAAAGAAAGATAGAGCAATGCTTCATCAATCAAGACTTGCAAGAATGGGAGCAATGCTTAGTATGATTGCCCACCAATGGAGACAACCTTTAAGTGAAATTTCCGCAATATTAATGGAGTTGGAGATTGCAAATAAGTTTGGAAAATTAGATGATAAACTTCTAAAAGATAGTGTAAAAGAGTCAAATAGATTAATACAATTTATGTCCCATACTATTGATGATTTTAGAAACTTCTTTAAACCCGATAAACAAAAAGTTGAGTTTTATGTTGATGATGCTTGTAGTGAAGCTATTTCTCTTGCTAGTGCTTCAATTAAAAGTTCTAATATAAAGTTGATAAAAAGAGTAAAATGCAATAGTATTATTTTGGGTTATGAAAGAGAGTTTGCTCAAGTTATGTTAAATCTAATCTCAAATGCAAAAGATATTTTAAATCAAAGAATGGTAAAAAATCCACAAATTGAGATTGTAATTGATTATAAAAATGGGCACTCAATAATAAGTGTTGAAGATAATGGTGGTGGAGTTGATGAAAAACATTTAGAGTTGATATTTGAACCATACTTTACTACAAAAGAGAGTTCAAAAGGTACAGGTCTTGGACTATATATGTCAAAAATGATTATAGAAAAAAATATGAATGGAGAGATTAGCGTTGAAAATAGAAAAAATGGTGCGCTCTTTAGGATTCAAATAGGATAA
- a CDS encoding TRAP transporter small permease subunit: protein MQLISHIIDRLCKVIAYLSGLLLISLVLLILCEIFLRAVFNTSTMIADEYSGYLYLASIFLGISYTFLKDGHIRINILTSKLSNKTNRYIDIYAGVVTLLVFAFIAYRTALFAYDSYSLDMLSEAVSETPLYLTQIVMPLGAIFFILAAVSFIIKRVKND from the coding sequence ATGCAACTAATTTCACATATTATAGATAGGCTATGCAAAGTTATAGCCTATCTTTCTGGATTACTTTTAATATCACTTGTTTTACTTATCTTGTGTGAGATATTTTTAAGGGCTGTTTTCAACACCTCTACAATGATTGCAGATGAATATAGTGGATACTTGTATTTAGCTTCAATTTTTTTAGGTATTTCATACACTTTTTTAAAAGATGGGCATATTAGGATTAATATTTTAACATCAAAATTAAGTAATAAAACAAATAGGTATATTGATATATATGCAGGAGTTGTTACCCTTTTAGTTTTTGCTTTTATTGCATATAGAACAGCGCTTTTTGCTTATGATTCATATAGTTTAGATATGTTATCTGAAGCGGTTTCAGAAACACCACTATATTTAACACAAATAGTTATGCCTTTAGGAGCTATATTTTTTATTCTTGCAGCAGTTTCATTTATTATCAAAAGGGTGAAAAATGATTAG
- a CDS encoding efflux transporter outer membrane subunit → MRVFILITLSLYLLTGCVPKIEKTDTLTNSDVNNELKKDLGNFKSSNLSLEKNWWTKFNDEQLNRLLDEALNNTPSLNILKIRYEKAKSQLNITKALKEPTVSIGGNVSRQRYSENYIFPAPLGGNYYNLYEQALGLDYEFDFWDKNSSLIRAALNEAMAQKVYIRVKELAISTTIVKLYDTLNYQKSKLNKFEELKKDIIEKHHILAKLHELGLANKIEINTSATSLDRVNNEIFDTKIEIENLKNSLATIAGVMPSRIENLKKSNSFDNYKVFVPENIHLDILSHRPEIAMQKYLLLSKEDYIQNAKAQFYPNISLSGLLGFTSFSWASLFEKSSSVPYIGTAISLPLFDGHKREENLNVKVDDYNIQVQQYNQSIIEAVNEVVTSLKKLELNQSKLKIQKSVLENNKKNVEIQKRIYELGLKNKVSYIDSKIVLINDEIIKLALKNSEVNAHIDLIKAFGGGYENKGETFDNN, encoded by the coding sequence ATGAGAGTATTTATATTAATAACTCTGAGTCTATATTTACTAACAGGGTGTGTACCAAAAATTGAAAAAACAGATACATTAACAAATAGTGATGTTAATAATGAGTTAAAAAAAGATTTAGGAAATTTCAAAAGCTCTAACTTATCTTTAGAAAAAAACTGGTGGACAAAATTTAATGATGAGCAGTTAAATAGACTACTTGATGAAGCTTTAAATAATACACCCTCTTTGAATATTTTAAAAATAAGATATGAAAAAGCAAAATCACAATTAAATATAACAAAAGCTTTAAAAGAACCAACTGTATCAATAGGAGGAAACGTATCCAGACAAAGATATAGTGAAAACTATATTTTCCCTGCTCCACTTGGTGGAAATTACTATAATCTTTATGAACAAGCTTTAGGTTTAGATTATGAGTTTGATTTTTGGGATAAAAACTCATCTCTTATAAGAGCTGCATTAAATGAGGCAATGGCTCAAAAAGTATATATACGAGTAAAAGAGTTGGCTATTAGTACAACAATAGTAAAACTATACGACACTTTAAATTATCAAAAAAGTAAACTAAATAAATTTGAAGAGCTAAAAAAAGATATTATTGAAAAACACCATATTTTAGCAAAACTTCATGAACTTGGACTTGCAAATAAAATAGAGATAAACACAAGTGCAACTTCACTTGATAGGGTTAATAACGAAATTTTTGATACAAAAATAGAGATTGAAAACCTAAAAAATTCCCTTGCAACTATTGCAGGAGTTATGCCTTCAAGAATTGAAAATTTGAAAAAGAGTAATAGCTTTGATAATTATAAAGTTTTTGTGCCCGAAAATATTCATTTGGATATTCTTTCTCATAGACCAGAAATTGCTATGCAAAAATATCTTTTACTTAGTAAAGAAGATTATATTCAAAATGCAAAGGCACAATTCTATCCAAATATAAGTCTTAGTGGTTTATTAGGTTTTACATCTTTTTCATGGGCTTCACTTTTTGAAAAATCTTCATCTGTACCATATATAGGTACTGCAATATCTTTGCCACTCTTTGATGGACATAAAAGAGAAGAGAATTTAAATGTAAAAGTTGATGATTATAATATTCAAGTGCAACAATACAACCAAAGCATAATTGAGGCTGTAAATGAAGTTGTTACTTCACTTAAAAAATTAGAGTTAAATCAATCAAAATTAAAAATACAAAAGAGTGTTTTAGAGAATAATAAAAAAAATGTAGAGATTCAAAAAAGAATCTATGAGCTTGGACTTAAAAATAAAGTATCTTATATAGACTCAAAAATAGTTCTAATAAATGATGAAATAATAAAATTAGCTCTAAAAAATAGCGAAGTTAATGCACATATTGATTTAATAAAAGCTTTTGGTGGTGGTTATGAAAACAAAGGAGAAACCTTTGACAATAACTAG
- a CDS encoding GNAT family N-acetyltransferase has protein sequence MSIIIREAVSNDAKTIYDFIVELALYEKEPNAVKTTVEETREKIFGENSTVKAIICEENGKPIGHAIFFYNYSTWLGKNGIYLEDLYVSEKKRGLGAGKAMLKYLAKKALSEDCGRFEWSCLDWNTPSRNFYESLGAKSLDEWVGYRLEGEDLINFAKS, from the coding sequence ATGTCAATAATTATTAGAGAAGCAGTTTCAAATGATGCTAAAACAATTTATGATTTTATTGTGGAACTTGCCCTTTATGAGAAAGAGCCAAATGCAGTTAAAACAACAGTTGAAGAGACAAGAGAGAAAATTTTTGGAGAGAACTCAACAGTAAAAGCAATTATTTGTGAAGAGAATGGCAAGCCAATTGGTCATGCAATATTTTTTTATAACTACTCAACTTGGCTTGGAAAAAATGGAATTTATCTAGAAGATTTATATGTTAGTGAGAAAAAAAGAGGTTTGGGTGCTGGGAAAGCAATGCTTAAATATCTTGCAAAAAAAGCATTAAGTGAAGATTGTGGTAGATTTGAGTGGTCTTGTTTAGATTGGAATACTCCTTCAAGAAACTTTTATGAGAGTCTTGGTGCAAAATCACTTGATGAGTGGGTTGGATATAGATTGGAAGGTGAAGATTTAATTAACTTTGCAAAAAGTTAA
- a CDS encoding DUF4197 domain-containing protein produces the protein MRIFTRISLLTLVWVNFGFSFDLNSFAKDVISGVKDNSTKESSTTLSNSTITDGLKETLKIGVNYAVETLGKENGYLNNSLVKIPLPENLQKAETIIRKVGGDKVADELIASMNSAATQAAPKTADIFVKAIEKMSLEDAKKILEGDNNAATEYFKTNTSSSLKSVIKPIIEKTMEQNSVAGYYDSFNSYYKQYAKDYVNSTSVMSLAKNFGVDSYLPSSSNENLNDYVTQKAIDGLFSMIAKKEAAIRENPVEQTTSLLKQLFSK, from the coding sequence ATGAGAATTTTCACACGAATATCACTTCTAACATTAGTGTGGGTAAATTTTGGTTTTAGTTTTGATTTAAACTCTTTTGCAAAAGATGTAATAAGTGGAGTTAAAGATAACTCAACAAAAGAGTCAAGCACTACTTTGAGTAACTCTACAATAACAGATGGATTAAAAGAGACTTTAAAAATTGGTGTTAATTATGCTGTTGAGACTTTGGGAAAAGAAAATGGATATTTGAATAACTCTTTAGTAAAAATCCCTCTTCCAGAAAATTTACAAAAAGCAGAAACAATTATAAGAAAAGTAGGTGGAGACAAAGTTGCAGATGAGTTAATAGCTTCAATGAATAGTGCAGCTACACAAGCAGCTCCAAAAACTGCAGATATTTTTGTAAAAGCCATTGAAAAAATGAGTTTAGAGGATGCAAAAAAGATTTTAGAAGGTGATAATAATGCTGCTACTGAATATTTTAAAACAAATACAAGCAGCTCTTTAAAAAGTGTAATCAAACCAATAATAGAAAAAACAATGGAACAAAATAGTGTTGCAGGATATTATGATAGTTTTAACAGTTACTATAAGCAGTATGCAAAAGATTATGTTAACAGCACTTCTGTAATGAGTTTGGCAAAAAATTTTGGTGTTGATTCATATCTTCCAAGTAGCAGTAATGAGAACTTAAATGATTATGTGACACAAAAGGCAATTGATGGACTTTTTTCAATGATTGCTAAAAAAGAGGCAGCAATAAGAGAGAACCCTGTTGAACAAACTACCTCTTTATTAAAACAGCTTTTTTCAAAGTAG
- a CDS encoding NifB/NifX family molybdenum-iron cluster-binding protein gives MKIAIPVKDENLMFFPNAGHTPKFAVFSMSGTSMFKSFKLEEIKNNPRTDIDHDHPEEDHACDHDHDDQEHIEQHNKMGRALKECNYVVVKTACKNTAKSFTSEGIKVVKYNGESFLADDILKEVSTKFI, from the coding sequence ATGAAAATAGCAATACCAGTAAAAGATGAAAATCTAATGTTTTTTCCAAATGCAGGTCATACTCCAAAATTTGCAGTCTTTTCAATGAGTGGTACAAGTATGTTCAAATCATTTAAGCTTGAAGAGATAAAAAATAACCCAAGAACAGATATAGATCATGATCATCCTGAAGAGGATCATGCTTGTGACCATGATCATGATGATCAAGAGCATATTGAACAGCACAATAAAATGGGAAGAGCTTTAAAAGAGTGCAACTATGTAGTTGTAAAAACAGCTTGTAAAAATACTGCAAAATCTTTCACAAGTGAAGGAATAAAAGTAGTTAAATACAATGGTGAGTCATTTTTAGCTGATGATATTTTAAAAGAGGTATCAACTAAATTTATCTAA
- a CDS encoding MarR family winged helix-turn-helix transcriptional regulator yields MSFESDNIFGILIANIRNCVKNNLEKLLLEHDISPAQSIIIRRLCEKDNLTQVELAEDTYFKPSSLTLMIDKLEKKGFVKRKNKKDDRRAFLICLTQKGKELEEIIKKASNEVEFDAFKEISLEEKELLIKILSKIYKNVK; encoded by the coding sequence ATGTCGTTTGAATCAGACAATATATTTGGTATTTTAATTGCCAATATAAGAAATTGTGTAAAAAATAATTTAGAAAAACTATTGTTGGAGCACGATATCTCACCTGCGCAAAGTATCATAATAAGAAGACTTTGTGAGAAAGATAACTTAACACAAGTTGAGTTAGCAGAAGATACTTACTTTAAACCCTCAAGCCTAACTTTAATGATAGATAAGCTTGAAAAAAAAGGTTTTGTTAAAAGAAAAAATAAAAAAGATGACAGAAGAGCTTTTTTAATTTGTTTAACTCAAAAAGGAAAAGAGCTAGAAGAGATTATAAAAAAAGCAAGTAATGAAGTTGAATTTGATGCTTTCAAAGAAATTTCTTTAGAGGAAAAAGAGCTTTTAATAAAAATCCTAAGTAAAATTTATAAAAATGTGAAGTAA
- a CDS encoding tetratricopeptide repeat protein, with product MSLKSFEIVYKEFNSKLESREFEKALYLVPDLLENATCNIDIFYSLMGKATALTNIDKNDEVIETYKEIIHQFKNENDEIISKYLIYAYFNKALAYAKQKDFDKELKTYNKLLEKYISDISKDTEIILVKSYMNRAICVSELQEPLKALDVYKELIHNFEHSENENIQIQIAQAAYNVALIYAQSENNEKAIESYAYVIKHFENSQIEEILEYVAKALINKASRIKMEDNYEEALKLYDKVISRFSSYGGELLNQVALAMHNKSILLSELNKEEELFELCDAIIDKFANSNNEMILNVVASAGVIKDKERFSNNSF from the coding sequence TTGAGTTTAAAAAGTTTTGAAATAGTCTATAAAGAGTTTAACAGCAAGTTAGAGAGTAGGGAGTTTGAAAAGGCTTTATACCTTGTTCCTGACCTTCTTGAAAATGCAACTTGCAATATAGATATATTTTATTCTCTTATGGGTAAAGCTACAGCTTTAACTAATATTGATAAAAATGATGAAGTGATAGAGACCTATAAAGAGATAATTCATCAATTTAAAAATGAAAATGATGAAATTATTTCAAAATATTTAATTTATGCCTATTTCAATAAAGCTTTAGCTTATGCAAAACAAAAAGATTTTGATAAAGAGTTAAAAACATATAATAAACTACTTGAAAAATATATCAGTGATATTTCAAAAGATACAGAGATTATTTTAGTAAAATCTTATATGAATAGAGCTATTTGTGTATCAGAGTTGCAAGAACCTCTAAAAGCTTTGGATGTTTATAAGGAACTTATTCACAATTTTGAACATTCAGAAAATGAGAATATTCAAATTCAAATAGCTCAAGCTGCTTATAATGTTGCTTTGATTTATGCTCAAAGTGAGAATAATGAGAAAGCAATAGAGTCTTATGCTTATGTAATAAAACATTTTGAAAATAGTCAAATAGAAGAGATTTTAGAGTATGTGGCAAAAGCATTGATAAATAAAGCTTCAAGAATAAAAATGGAAGACAATTATGAAGAGGCACTAAAACTTTATGACAAAGTAATTAGTAGATTTTCAAGTTATGGTGGAGAGCTCTTAAATCAAGTTGCTTTAGCAATGCACAATAAATCAATACTTCTTAGTGAATTAAATAAAGAAGAAGAGCTTTTTGAACTTTGTGATGCCATTATTGATAAATTTGCCAATAGTAACAATGAGATGATTTTAAATGTTGTTGCAAGTGCAGGGGTTATAAAAGATAAGGAGCGTTTTAGCAACAACTCCTTTTAG
- a CDS encoding TRAP transporter substrate-binding protein, whose product MLKKSLLLVGLAASLMAANIKMDLNAKYGANNFHTIGAENFANLVKNYTNGSVEITVHAGSSLIKGNPLKAVKDGTVAMTDMFIPFTSGGGKVFGISALPFIAHSYDDAYKLYQISKPAYEATAKKWNQKLLYAVSWPPSGFYSNKEIKTIEDFKGTKTRTYDKNSANFVNLAGGNAVALPWGEVYSSLRTGMVDSVVTSSASGKDGKFWEVLSHFTKINYAYPLQAVTINLDYWNSMSKEQQQAMLKAATEIEKAQWDASKEEDKIALDLLVSNGMKVSSESDELKKGLDEIADKMLKEYLEDADSQIKKIFQEYRK is encoded by the coding sequence ATGTTGAAAAAAAGTTTATTACTTGTAGGATTAGCAGCCTCTTTAATGGCAGCGAATATTAAAATGGATCTAAATGCAAAATATGGAGCAAATAACTTCCATACTATAGGTGCAGAGAATTTTGCAAATTTAGTAAAAAATTATACCAATGGAAGTGTTGAAATCACTGTTCATGCTGGTTCATCTTTAATAAAAGGTAACCCTTTAAAAGCTGTAAAAGATGGAACAGTGGCTATGACTGATATGTTTATCCCATTTACTTCAGGTGGGGGAAAAGTTTTTGGAATATCTGCTTTACCTTTTATTGCTCACTCATATGATGATGCTTATAAGTTATATCAAATCTCTAAACCAGCTTATGAAGCAACAGCAAAAAAATGGAATCAAAAACTTCTTTATGCAGTAAGTTGGCCTCCATCAGGGTTTTATTCAAATAAAGAGATTAAAACTATTGAAGACTTTAAAGGTACGAAAACTAGAACATATGATAAAAACTCAGCAAACTTTGTAAATCTAGCTGGTGGAAATGCAGTGGCTCTTCCTTGGGGAGAAGTTTACTCTTCACTTAGAACAGGGATGGTTGACTCAGTTGTAACTTCATCAGCTTCAGGAAAAGATGGAAAATTTTGGGAAGTATTATCTCACTTTACAAAAATCAATTATGCATATCCATTACAAGCAGTTACAATCAACCTTGACTATTGGAATAGTATGTCAAAAGAGCAACAACAAGCTATGTTAAAAGCTGCAACTGAGATAGAAAAAGCTCAATGGGATGCTTCAAAAGAAGAGGATAAAATTGCACTTGATTTACTTGTTTCTAATGGAATGAAAGTAAGTTCTGAGTCGGATGAGTTGAAAAAAGGATTAGATGAAATTGCAGATAAAATGTTAAAAGAGTATTTAGAAGATGCAGATTCACAAATCAAAAAAATTTTTCAAGAATATAGAAAGTAA
- a CDS encoding TRAP transporter large permease — translation MISDPLILTIVILVVMFSLLLTSLWIGVSLILTGIIGMLIYEHHLPPIISIYDKIGDLLASSLYDALNSWSLAALPMFILMGEILYKSSISTKLLNGLKPWLNYIPGGLLHVNVAACSLFAAVSGSSAATTATVGKITLDELKKRGYSKSIAMGSLAGAGTLGFLIPPSLIMIIYGVLADTSIGKLFIAGIIPGLLLATLYSVYIMIISKIDKTAEPKVKESFTLKQKIDSLKDLVPILLLITVILGSIYGGIATPTEAAALGVLGSILLALYFKSFNYEIFKNAIMNTVVTSSMISFIIAGAVFLSQVIGFLGIARAMSEFIIGLGLSPLVLILLIGVMYIILGMILEGVSIVVMTLPIVLPIILLSGFDALWFGVFLVFMVEMAQITPPVGFSLFVIQSISGEKIETIVKATFPFFVLMVVTVAIITFFPEIVNYLPNKMIK, via the coding sequence ATGATTAGTGATCCACTTATATTAACTATTGTGATTTTAGTAGTGATGTTTTCACTTCTTTTAACCTCTTTATGGATTGGAGTTTCCTTAATTCTAACAGGTATTATTGGAATGTTGATTTATGAACACCATTTACCTCCAATAATTAGTATTTATGACAAAATAGGGGATTTGCTAGCTTCTTCTTTATATGATGCTTTAAACTCTTGGTCATTAGCTGCTCTTCCAATGTTTATTTTAATGGGTGAGATTTTATATAAATCATCTATTTCAACTAAACTTTTAAATGGACTTAAACCTTGGCTTAATTATATTCCAGGAGGTTTACTTCATGTAAATGTTGCAGCATGTTCGCTGTTTGCAGCAGTCTCTGGTTCAAGTGCGGCTACTACTGCAACAGTTGGGAAAATTACATTAGATGAACTTAAAAAAAGAGGATATTCAAAAAGTATAGCTATGGGTTCTCTAGCTGGTGCTGGAACTTTGGGATTTTTAATTCCCCCTTCACTTATTATGATTATTTATGGAGTTTTAGCTGATACCTCTATTGGTAAACTATTTATTGCTGGTATTATTCCAGGTCTTTTACTTGCAACATTGTATTCTGTTTATATTATGATTATCTCTAAAATTGATAAAACAGCAGAACCTAAAGTAAAAGAGAGTTTTACCCTTAAACAAAAGATTGATTCATTAAAAGACTTAGTTCCTATTTTACTTCTTATTACTGTTATTTTAGGTTCTATTTATGGTGGTATTGCAACTCCAACAGAAGCTGCTGCTCTTGGAGTTTTAGGTTCAATTCTTTTGGCACTATATTTTAAAAGTTTTAATTATGAGATTTTTAAAAATGCTATTATGAATACTGTTGTTACTTCAAGTATGATTAGTTTTATTATAGCTGGAGCTGTATTTTTATCTCAAGTAATTGGATTTTTAGGAATTGCAAGAGCAATGAGTGAGTTTATTATTGGTCTTGGACTTAGTCCTTTGGTACTAATTTTACTAATTGGAGTTATGTATATTATTTTAGGAATGATTTTAGAGGGTGTTTCTATTGTTGTTATGACTCTTCCTATTGTATTACCAATTATTTTATTATCTGGTTTTGATGCACTTTGGTTTGGAGTATTTTTAGTATTTATGGTTGAGATGGCACAAATTACTCCACCTGTTGGATTTTCACTCTTTGTAATTCAAAGTATTTCTGGTGAAAAAATAGAGACTATTGTAAAAGCAACTTTTCCTTTCTTTGTTCTTATGGTTGTAACTGTGGCAATAATTACCTTCTTCCCTGAAATAGTGAACTATTTGCCTAATAAAATGATTAAATAG
- a CDS encoding response regulator transcription factor, which translates to MDEKILERFSNYSILCVEDEAGIRKRLVNTLKYYFDDVVDAANGEEGYELYLEYKPDIILSDIEMPEQNGIEMVKKIREKDFHTIIIMVTAYSNEEYLLDLINLNINHYILKPINSENLFSGIIKALGERLTSNLIFTQDCYFDVQRYEFIYQESVVPLRKRDKEFLLLLYRYKNQIVSYEIIDEYIWKDKNMTMSALKTFIKELRQKLPINLIENISQTGYKLNSIL; encoded by the coding sequence ATGGATGAGAAGATATTAGAGAGATTTAGTAACTATTCTATCCTTTGTGTAGAGGATGAAGCAGGTATTAGAAAAAGATTGGTAAATACTTTAAAATACTACTTTGATGATGTAGTTGATGCTGCAAATGGAGAAGAGGGTTATGAACTCTATTTGGAGTATAAACCAGATATTATTTTAAGTGATATAGAGATGCCAGAACAAAATGGTATTGAAATGGTTAAAAAAATTAGAGAAAAAGATTTTCATACCATTATTATAATGGTTACAGCTTACTCAAATGAGGAGTATCTTCTTGATTTAATAAATCTAAATATAAATCACTATATTTTAAAACCAATAAACTCTGAAAACCTTTTTAGTGGAATAATAAAAGCTTTAGGGGAGAGACTTACTTCAAATTTAATATTTACCCAAGATTGTTATTTTGATGTTCAAAGATATGAGTTTATCTATCAAGAGAGTGTTGTGCCTTTACGAAAAAGAGATAAGGAGTTTTTACTTCTTCTTTATAGATATAAAAATCAGATAGTAAGTTATGAGATAATTGATGAGTATATCTGGAAAGATAAAAATATGACAATGAGTGCATTAAAAACCTTTATAAAAGAGTTAAGACAAAAATTACCAATAAATTTAATTGAGAATATTTCCCAAACTGGTTATAAATTAAACAGCATCTTATAA